A genomic window from Sorex araneus isolate mSorAra2 chromosome 2, mSorAra2.pri, whole genome shotgun sequence includes:
- the LOC101556926 gene encoding zinc finger protein 14-like, giving the protein MPYVRELCGKGSCYPTYLQGHAEIHVDLKRPFKCRECPQRYQYPCMLRDHAKVHSGVRPFTCEPCGESFRTHSQLHEQRRTHTGERPYDCKQCGKSFSTSSNLHKHSWTHTGERTYDCEQCGKSFRTCSVFLKHRWTHTGETTYVCEQCGKTFKTCSALCRHRRTHTGERPYVCEQCGKSFKTCSALYSHSRTHTGERPYDCEQCGKSFSTRSGLCNHSRTHTGERPYDCKQCGKSFTTSSNLRAHSRTHTGERPYDCKQCGNSFRTRSCLLQHVWTHTGERPYECKQCGKSFATSLKLHKHSRTHTGERPYDCKQCGNSFRTRSCLLRHIRTHTGERPYECKQCGKSFRTSSNLREHSQTHTGERPYDCEQCGKSFSTCSGLRIHSRTHTGERPYDCKQCGRSFTTSSNLRKHSRTHSGERPYDCEQCGKNFSTSTVLRRHRWTHTGERPYVCPECGKGFRDSGARNKHMLIHRRANLHVPTLREIFPQPRHPPVPSGGALKPQSFIVS; this is encoded by the coding sequence ATGCCTTATGTGCGTGAGCTCTGTGGGAAGGGCTCCTGCTACCCCACATACCTGCAGGGTCATGCCGAGATCCATGTTGACCTCAAGAGGCCCTTTAAGTGCCGAGAGTGCCCACAGAGGTACCAGTATCCTTGTATGCTGCGCGACCACGCTAAAGTGCACTCTGGGGTCAGGCCTTTTACCTGTGAGCCATGTGGGGAAagcttcaggactcactcccagctGCATGAGCAGAGAcggacccacactggggagaggccgtatgattgcaagcagtgtgggaaaagcttcagcacTAGCTCGAATCTGCATAAGCACAGctggacccacaccggggagaggacatatgactgcgagcagtgtggcAAAAGCTTCAGGACTTGCTCAGTGTTCCTTAAGCACCGatggacccacactggggagacgACTTATgtctgcgagcagtgtgggaaaaccTTCAAGACTTGCTCAGCGTTGTGTAGGCATAGAaggacccacactggggagaggccttatgtctgcgagcagtgtgggaaaagcttcaagACTTGCTCAGCGTTATATAgtcacagccggacccacaccggggagaggccgtatgactgcgagcagtgtggaAAAAGCTTCAGTACTCGCTCGGGCCTGTGTAatcacagccggacccacaccggggaaAGGCCGTATGACTGCAAGCAATGTGGAAAAAGCTTCACCACTAGCTCAAACCTGCGTgcgcacagccggacccacactggggagaggccgtatgactgtaAGCAGTGTGGGAATAGCTTCAGGACTCGCTCATGTCTACTTCAGCACGTttggacccacaccggggagagacCATATGAGtgcaagcagtgtgggaaaagcttcgcAACTAGCTTGAAGCTGCAtaagcacagccggacccacactggggagaggccatatgactgcaagcagtgtgggaaTAGCTTCAGGACTCGCTCATGTCTACTTCGGCACAttcggacccacaccggggagagacCGTATGAGtgcaagcagtgtgggaaaagcttcagaacTAGCTCAAACCTGCGTGAGCATAGTcagacccacaccggggagaggccgtatgactgcgagcagtgtgggaaaagcttcagtacTTGCTCGGGCCTGCGTAttcacagccggacccacacaggggagaggccgtatgactgcaagCAATGTGGAAGAAGCTTCACCACTAGCTCAAATCTGCGTAAGCACAGCCGGACACACagtggggagaggccgtatgactgtgagcagtgtgggaaaaactTCAGCACTAGCACAGTGTTGCGTAGGCACAGatggacccacactggggagaggccttaTGTCTGCCCGGAGTGCGGGAAGGGGTTCCGGGACAGCGGCGCAAGGAACAAGCACATGCTTATCCACAGGCGAGCGAACCTACACGTGCCCACATTGCGAGAAATATTTCCGCAGCCCAGACACCCTCCTGTTCCATCTGGTGGCGCACTCAAACCACAGTCCTTTATAGTGTCCTGA